Proteins encoded within one genomic window of Nilaparvata lugens isolate BPH chromosome 11, ASM1435652v1, whole genome shotgun sequence:
- the LOC111048103 gene encoding pyridoxal kinase, which produces MSEGRILSIQSHVVAGYVGNKCATFPLQTLGFEVDAINSVQLSNHTGYTIVKGQILNEKNLDDLISGLIENSLHDYSHLLTGYVGSPTFLTEISKTVGELRKKNPKLVYVCDPVMGDNGRMYVPESLLEIYKTCIIPLADIITPNHYELELLTGKPVKSIQDAWVAIDKLHDKGCKTVVISSTDLGTENTLLAIASSKTNGKRERILMNIPLLDANFTGTGDLFTALFLAWMTKTGNNLQLSLEKTIDTEQAILKRTLSRAKSLAGAGNKPSREHLELRLIESKRDIENPETLCRCEVIE; this is translated from the exons ATGTCTGAAGGTAGAATCCTTTCTATCCAAAGTCATGTTGTCGCTGGATATGTTGGAAACAAATGTGCTACATTTCCATTGCAG acATTGGGCTTCGAGGTAGATGCTATCAACTCAGTTCAGCTATCAAATCATACCGGATACACGATAGTAAAAGGGCAAATACTCAATGAGAAGAACCTGG ATGACCTGATAAGTGGCCTTATAGAAAACTCACTGCATGACTATAGTCATCTACTGACTGGTTATGTTGGATCGCCTACTTTCTTGACAGAGATTTCAAAAACTGTTGGAGAGTTGCGGAAGAAAAATCCAAAATTAGTTTATG TTTGTGATCCTGTGATGGGCGACAATGGTAGAATGTATGTACCTGAATCATTACTTGAAATCTACAAAACTTGTATCATTCCTCTGGCTGATATCATCACTCCCAACCACTATGAACTAGA GCTGCTGACAGGGAAGCCCGTGAAGTCCATCCAAGATGCTTGGGTAGCGATAGACAAGCTGCATGACAAAGGATGTAAAACTGTGGTCATATCATCAACGGATCTAGGCACTGAAAACACTTTACTTGCTATTGCCAGCTCAAAAACAA ATGGAAAACGGGAGAGAATACTGATGAACATTCCGCTGCTTGATGCCAATTTCACCGGAACCGGAGACTTGTTCACTGCACTCTTCTTAGCTTGGATGACCAAAACAGGCAACAACCTCCAGCTTTCCTTGGAGAAGACTATAGACACTGAACAGGCCATATTAAAAAGGACTCTTTCCCGTGCAAAAA gtCTGGCTGGTGCTGGCAATAAACCGTCTCGTGAGCATCTCGAACTGAGACTAATAGAATCCAAGAGAGATATTGAGAATCCAGAAACCCTCTGCAGATGTGAAGTTATTGAATAA